From one Microbacterium aurum genomic stretch:
- a CDS encoding DNA gyrase/topoisomerase IV subunit A: MAASRTSPIPEDHGRIEDVDVSAEMQDSFLEYAYSVIYSRALPDARDGLKPVQRRILYQMADMGLRPDRGHVKSARVVGEVMGKLHPHGDSAIYDALVRLAQPWALRVPLVDGHGNFGSLDDGPAAARYTEARLAPAALALTENLDEDVVDFIPNYDGQFMQPEVLPAAFPNLLVNGASGIAVGMATNMAPHNLIEVVAAAVHLLENPDATTRELMEFVPGPDLPGGGIIVGLDGIADAYETGRGTFRTRAKVAIESLGPRRTGLVVTELPYMVGAERVIEKIKDAVSSKKLTGIADVNDLTDRNHGLRLVIGIKTGFDPAAVLEQLYRLTPLEDSFGINNVALVDGQPQTLGLKPLLRVYLDHRIQVVTRRSRYRLARKQERLHLVEGLLIAILDIDEVIQVIRGSDDTEQARTKLMSVFDLSEAQAEYILELRLRRLTRFSRIELESERDTLKAEIAHLEELLGSEVLLRAQVARELDAAAETFGTPRRTLLLNGGPVAPRSRSASPADLQIADAPCRVFLSATGRMVRAELSDEGGVVAPTRRAKHDGIRGAVDATTRGDVGAITTAGRLVRFSPVDLPSVPANAVQLAAGIRADQYLGLSGGEHVVAIVPLGDHIVALGTAQGVVKRVATSELPPGKHDVEIVALKPGDRVVGAALAPDGVELVFVAADAQLLRFDAASVRPQGRAAGGMAGIRLAPGTEAIAFTAVPAEADAVVVTIAGSTQAIAGTDAGSAKVSAFDEFPAKGRATGGVRAQRFLKGEDALTLAWVGVHPRALGADGSVRQLPDVGAKRDASGQPLDAVVAAVGTVIA, translated from the coding sequence ATGGCAGCTTCGCGTACCTCGCCCATCCCCGAGGATCACGGCCGCATCGAGGACGTCGACGTCTCGGCGGAGATGCAGGACTCGTTCCTGGAGTACGCATACTCGGTCATCTACTCGCGCGCCCTCCCCGACGCCCGTGACGGGCTCAAGCCAGTGCAGCGGCGCATCCTGTACCAGATGGCCGACATGGGACTGCGGCCCGACCGCGGACACGTCAAGAGCGCCCGCGTCGTCGGCGAGGTGATGGGAAAGCTGCACCCGCACGGCGACTCCGCCATCTACGACGCCCTCGTGCGGCTGGCGCAGCCGTGGGCGCTGCGTGTGCCCCTCGTCGACGGGCACGGCAACTTCGGCTCGCTCGATGACGGCCCCGCCGCCGCCCGGTACACCGAGGCGCGCCTCGCGCCGGCTGCCCTCGCCCTCACCGAGAACCTCGACGAGGACGTCGTCGACTTCATCCCGAATTACGACGGCCAGTTCATGCAGCCCGAGGTGCTGCCGGCCGCCTTCCCGAACCTGCTGGTCAACGGCGCCTCCGGCATCGCGGTCGGCATGGCGACGAACATGGCTCCGCACAACCTCATCGAGGTCGTCGCGGCGGCGGTGCACCTGCTGGAGAACCCCGACGCCACGACGCGGGAGCTGATGGAGTTCGTCCCCGGCCCCGACCTCCCCGGCGGTGGCATCATCGTGGGTCTCGACGGCATCGCCGACGCGTACGAGACCGGTCGCGGCACGTTCCGCACCCGCGCCAAGGTGGCGATCGAATCGCTCGGCCCGCGCCGCACCGGCCTCGTCGTGACGGAGCTGCCGTACATGGTGGGCGCGGAGCGGGTCATCGAGAAGATCAAGGATGCGGTGAGCTCGAAGAAGCTCACCGGCATCGCGGACGTCAACGACCTGACCGACCGCAACCACGGTCTGCGACTCGTGATCGGCATCAAGACGGGGTTCGACCCGGCCGCCGTCCTCGAGCAGCTGTATCGGCTGACGCCGCTGGAGGACTCCTTCGGCATCAACAACGTCGCGCTCGTGGACGGTCAGCCGCAGACGCTGGGGCTGAAGCCGCTGCTGCGCGTCTATCTCGACCACCGCATCCAGGTCGTGACGCGGCGCAGCCGCTATCGCCTGGCGCGCAAGCAGGAACGGCTGCACCTCGTCGAGGGCCTCCTCATCGCGATCCTCGACATCGACGAGGTGATCCAGGTCATCCGCGGCTCGGACGACACCGAGCAGGCGCGCACGAAGCTGATGAGCGTCTTCGACCTCTCGGAGGCGCAGGCGGAGTACATCCTCGAGCTGCGGCTGCGGCGCCTCACGCGCTTCTCGCGGATCGAGCTGGAGTCCGAGCGCGACACCCTGAAGGCGGAGATCGCGCACCTCGAGGAGCTGCTCGGCAGCGAAGTGCTGCTGCGTGCTCAGGTGGCGCGCGAACTGGATGCCGCCGCGGAGACCTTCGGCACGCCTCGCCGCACCCTGCTGCTCAACGGCGGCCCCGTGGCGCCCCGGTCGCGCAGCGCCTCCCCGGCCGACCTGCAGATCGCGGATGCGCCGTGCCGGGTGTTCCTCTCGGCCACGGGCCGCATGGTGCGCGCCGAGCTCTCCGACGAGGGCGGCGTCGTCGCGCCGACGCGACGCGCGAAGCACGACGGCATCCGCGGCGCGGTCGACGCCACGACGCGCGGTGACGTGGGCGCGATCACGACCGCGGGACGCCTCGTCCGCTTCTCTCCCGTCGATCTGCCGTCTGTTCCCGCCAATGCGGTGCAGCTCGCGGCGGGGATCCGTGCCGACCAGTACCTGGGCTTGAGCGGAGGCGAGCACGTCGTCGCCATCGTGCCCCTCGGCGACCACATCGTGGCGCTGGGGACGGCGCAGGGCGTCGTCAAGCGCGTCGCCACCTCGGAGCTGCCCCCCGGCAAGCACGACGTCGAGATCGTCGCCCTGAAGCCCGGCGACCGCGTCGTGGGTGCGGCGCTCGCTCCAGACGGCGTCGAGCTCGTCTTCGTCGCCGCCGACGCACAGCTGCTCCGCTTCGACGCCGCGAGCGTCCGGCCGCAGGGGCGCGCGGCCGGCGGCATGGCCGGCATCCGCCTCGCGCCGGGCACTGAGGCGATCGCCTTCACCGCGGTGCCGGCCGAGGCGGATGCCGTCGTCGTCACGATCGCGGGGTCGACGCAGGCGATCGCGGGCACCGACGCCGGCAGCGCGAAGGTGTCGGCGTTCGACGAGTTCCCCGCGAAGGGCCGTGCCACCGGCGGCGTGCGCGCGCAGCGGTTCCTGAAGGGCGAGGACGCGCTGACGCTGGCGTGGGTGGGTGTGCACCCGCGGGCGCTGGGGGCGGACGGCTCCGTGCGCCAGCTGCCGGATGTCGGCGCGAAGCGCGACGCCTCCGGTCAGCCGCTCGATGCCGTGGTCGCCGCCGTCGGCACCGTCATCGCCTGA
- a CDS encoding alkaline phosphatase family protein, which translates to MSLSLPVDPPSARSLTGVVPQLIDALTGRPGWFPVARSAIVVLVDGLGRGNLTARSGHARFLTSRMGKKDAARTTFPATTATALTSLLTGTDAGVHGIVGYRARVPGTRTAPNQLKGWETDGLDPLTWQRAQPLLERESAAGRRCFVVSKASYAGTGFTRAIQRGAEFVPGGSPRERLEIAADLASRHPGSLVYVYLPELDTIGHARGWESDGWIAALEGLDAALSSFEDQLDSGTGAVVTADHGMIDVPSHSQVLLRDGDDLLRDVELVAGEPRLLQLYVRDGATRDVAARWHASEDGRSWVLTRDEAIAAGLYGSTVDAEVIPRIGDVLVAARGVVAYYDDRLADKKPQRMIGQHGSLTDQERIVPLIRLGAFAGG; encoded by the coding sequence ATGTCCCTCAGCCTACCCGTGGACCCTCCTTCGGCCCGGAGCCTCACCGGTGTCGTGCCGCAACTGATCGACGCGCTGACGGGCCGCCCCGGCTGGTTTCCCGTCGCGCGGTCGGCGATCGTCGTGCTGGTGGACGGCCTCGGCCGCGGCAACCTCACGGCGCGCTCCGGCCACGCGCGGTTCCTCACGTCGCGGATGGGAAAGAAGGATGCCGCCCGCACCACGTTCCCCGCGACCACGGCGACGGCGCTCACGAGCCTGCTCACCGGCACCGACGCCGGCGTCCACGGCATCGTGGGATACCGTGCGCGGGTGCCGGGTACGCGGACCGCGCCCAACCAGTTGAAGGGCTGGGAGACCGACGGCCTGGATCCGTTGACCTGGCAGCGCGCGCAGCCGCTGCTGGAACGGGAGTCCGCGGCCGGTCGCCGTTGCTTCGTGGTCTCCAAGGCGAGCTACGCGGGGACGGGATTCACCCGTGCCATCCAGCGCGGCGCCGAGTTCGTTCCCGGGGGATCGCCTCGCGAGCGCCTGGAGATCGCCGCGGACCTCGCGTCGCGGCATCCCGGGTCCCTCGTCTACGTCTACCTCCCCGAATTGGACACGATCGGACACGCGCGCGGCTGGGAGTCCGACGGCTGGATCGCCGCGCTCGAAGGGCTCGATGCCGCGCTGTCGTCGTTCGAAGACCAGCTGGATTCCGGCACCGGCGCCGTCGTCACCGCCGATCACGGCATGATCGACGTCCCGTCCCACAGCCAGGTGCTGCTGCGGGACGGCGACGACCTGTTGCGCGACGTCGAGCTCGTCGCCGGCGAGCCGCGGCTGCTGCAGCTGTACGTCCGCGACGGTGCGACCCGCGACGTGGCCGCACGGTGGCACGCGTCGGAGGACGGTCGTTCCTGGGTGCTGACGCGCGACGAGGCGATCGCGGCCGGCCTGTACGGATCGACGGTGGATGCCGAGGTGATCCCGCGGATCGGCGATGTGCTCGTGGCCGCGCGCGGAGTCGTCGCGTACTACGACGATCGTCTCGCCGACAAGAAGCCGCAGCGCATGATCGGCCAGCACGGCTCGCTCACCGATCAGGAGCGGATCGTGCCCCTCATCCGACTCGGCGCGTTCGCAGGAGGCTAG
- the sepH gene encoding septation protein SepH, with translation MEQLRVIGIEEGVLVLATESGDRFALAVDETLRSQLRRVERDSEPRGARPSPRDIQAHIRSGLSAEEVAELLGARLEDVQRFERPVLAEREHIVGQALAVPVLVAGEIDGDAQPTFGVAVRAKLAEAGAVGERWTSWKEESGWVVKLEFTANDVDHDARWSFDPRRSSLAPQNADATQLSRQGSLPEGLIPRLRALDASPLKDSSRFDSGAFGPRRLDVETEAGAPEADIVRPEMRAPVTAAVQDAAIKRAPDHAVTSAETADLLEALRRRRGQREPMPAEEADDRPHSPVALFDALEPGYDEAPADGEADEEPLEDTVISEASRRKGRTSMPSWDEIVFGARTEDGS, from the coding sequence ATGGAGCAGCTCAGAGTCATCGGGATCGAGGAGGGAGTCCTCGTCCTCGCGACCGAATCGGGCGACCGCTTCGCTCTCGCCGTCGACGAGACGCTGCGCTCGCAGCTGCGTCGGGTCGAGCGCGACAGCGAGCCGCGCGGTGCACGCCCGAGCCCCCGCGACATCCAGGCGCACATCCGGTCCGGGCTGTCCGCCGAGGAGGTGGCCGAGCTGCTCGGTGCGCGCCTCGAAGACGTGCAGCGGTTCGAGCGCCCCGTCCTCGCCGAGCGCGAGCACATCGTCGGTCAGGCCCTTGCCGTGCCGGTGCTCGTCGCCGGGGAGATCGACGGCGACGCCCAGCCGACGTTCGGCGTCGCGGTGCGAGCCAAGCTCGCCGAAGCGGGCGCCGTGGGCGAACGCTGGACGAGCTGGAAAGAGGAGTCCGGCTGGGTCGTCAAGCTGGAGTTCACCGCGAACGACGTGGACCACGACGCGCGCTGGAGCTTCGACCCGCGGCGCAGCAGCCTTGCGCCGCAGAACGCGGACGCCACCCAGCTCTCTCGTCAGGGGTCGTTGCCCGAGGGGCTCATCCCCCGCCTGCGTGCCCTCGACGCCTCGCCGCTGAAGGATTCGTCGCGCTTCGACTCCGGAGCCTTCGGACCTCGCCGCCTTGACGTCGAGACCGAGGCGGGCGCTCCCGAGGCCGACATCGTTCGTCCCGAGATGCGCGCGCCGGTCACGGCGGCGGTGCAGGATGCCGCGATCAAGCGCGCGCCGGACCACGCGGTCACCTCCGCCGAGACCGCCGACCTGCTGGAGGCCCTGCGCCGCCGCCGCGGTCAGCGCGAGCCGATGCCCGCCGAAGAGGCCGACGACCGTCCGCACTCCCCCGTGGCGCTGTTCGATGCCCTCGAGCCGGGGTACGACGAAGCTCCCGCCGACGGAGAGGCGGACGAAGAGCCGCTGGAGGACACCGTCATCAGCGAGGCCTCGCGGCGCAAGGGACGCACCTCCATGCCCTCCTGGGACGAGATCGTCTTCGGCGCCCGCACCGAGGATGGTTCCTGA
- a CDS encoding DUF4193 domain-containing protein: MATDYDAPRKTDDDSESIEALKERVPDKLSASVDVEDADNPSGFELPGADLSDLELDVVVLPPQEDEFTCIECFLVKHRTQIDHETAAGAVCVECA; this comes from the coding sequence ATGGCGACCGACTACGACGCCCCCCGCAAGACCGACGACGACAGCGAGTCGATCGAGGCCCTGAAGGAGCGCGTCCCCGACAAGCTCTCGGCGTCGGTGGACGTCGAGGACGCGGACAACCCCTCCGGCTTCGAGCTGCCGGGTGCCGACCTGTCCGACCTGGAGCTCGACGTCGTGGTGCTCCCGCCGCAGGAGGACGAGTTCACCTGCATCGAGTGCTTCCTGGTGAAGCACCGCACCCAGATCGACCACGAGACCGCCGCGGGCGCCGTCTGCGTGGAGTGCGCCTGA
- a CDS encoding DUF3093 domain-containing protein, with amino-acid sequence MHIATAAASPAVHYRERLSPSLWTLLSAAVIAPMVALVFVPLDATVALLAGLAAAALIVTLLVRASPVVSVVGGELRVGRAHIPVSELGEPVGLAAEQARAARGPELSRTAWHLLRGGIDPVVRVPVTDPGDPVTEWVFSTRTPDRVIAAIQRAQRDAGRR; translated from the coding sequence ATGCACATCGCCACCGCAGCCGCCTCCCCCGCCGTCCACTATCGGGAACGCCTGAGCCCTTCGCTGTGGACGCTGCTGAGCGCCGCCGTGATCGCCCCGATGGTCGCGCTCGTGTTCGTCCCCCTCGACGCGACCGTCGCGCTGCTGGCGGGCCTGGCCGCGGCGGCACTGATCGTGACGCTGCTCGTGCGGGCATCGCCCGTCGTGAGCGTCGTCGGAGGGGAGTTGCGGGTCGGGCGGGCGCACATCCCGGTGAGCGAGCTGGGAGAGCCGGTGGGCCTCGCGGCCGAGCAGGCGCGGGCGGCGCGCGGGCCGGAGCTGTCGCGCACCGCATGGCATCTGCTGCGGGGCGGTATCGACCCCGTCGTGCGCGTGCCGGTCACCGATCCCGGCGACCCGGTGACCGAGTGGGTGTTCTCGACGCGCACCCCCGATCGCGTGATCGCGGCGATCCAGCGCGCGCAGCGCGACGCCGGTCGACGCTGA
- the dut gene encoding dUTP diphosphatase produces the protein MIESVDVPIIASQVPEYAHPGDAGADLVSAEALRLEPGERALVGTGVRIALPDGYAAFVVPRSGLAAKHGITIVNAPGTVDAGYRGEIKVALLNTDARAAYDIAVGDRIAQMIVMPVPRARFLPVEVLPESPRGEGGFGSTGHQTGVTS, from the coding sequence GTGATCGAATCCGTGGACGTACCCATTATCGCGTCGCAGGTTCCCGAGTACGCCCACCCGGGCGATGCGGGCGCGGATCTGGTCTCGGCAGAAGCACTGCGGCTCGAACCCGGTGAGCGGGCTCTCGTCGGCACCGGGGTGCGCATCGCGCTGCCGGACGGGTACGCGGCCTTCGTCGTCCCGCGCAGCGGCCTCGCGGCCAAGCACGGCATCACGATCGTCAACGCGCCCGGCACCGTCGATGCCGGCTACCGCGGCGAGATCAAGGTCGCGCTGCTGAACACCGACGCCCGCGCGGCCTACGACATCGCCGTCGGCGACCGCATCGCACAGATGATCGTCATGCCGGTCCCGCGAGCACGGTTCCTCCCGGTCGAGGTCCTGCCTGAATCGCCGCGCGGCGAGGGCGGGTTCGGGTCCACCGGCCACCAGACAGGAGTCACCTCATGA
- a CDS encoding DUF3710 domain-containing protein: protein MSDDVTPVGFGDRASTGPFDESEANPVRPYIDLGGIKVLPREGLNLRLEVEEQTKRIVAVGLDYAESTLQVQPFAAPRSSGLWDETRDQIRQQIRQQGGRVEEREGPLGPELLAEVPVAGPDGTQGKRLARFVGVDGPRWFLRGVIGGAATSDVEAAARVEDLFRSIVVVRGGSPMPPRDLIPLKMPAAPGTA, encoded by the coding sequence ATGAGCGACGACGTCACCCCCGTCGGCTTCGGCGACCGCGCTTCGACGGGTCCGTTCGACGAGTCCGAAGCGAACCCGGTCCGTCCTTACATCGACCTCGGCGGCATCAAGGTGCTGCCTCGCGAGGGTCTGAACCTGCGACTGGAGGTCGAGGAGCAGACCAAGCGCATCGTCGCGGTCGGCCTGGACTACGCCGAGTCCACACTGCAGGTGCAGCCGTTCGCGGCCCCGCGCTCCAGCGGACTGTGGGACGAGACGCGTGACCAGATCCGACAGCAGATCCGCCAGCAGGGCGGCCGCGTCGAGGAGCGCGAGGGGCCGCTCGGTCCGGAGCTTCTCGCCGAGGTGCCGGTGGCCGGCCCCGACGGCACGCAGGGCAAGCGCCTCGCGCGGTTCGTCGGCGTCGACGGCCCCCGCTGGTTCCTCCGCGGCGTCATCGGCGGCGCCGCGACCAGTGACGTCGAGGCGGCTGCTCGGGTCGAAGACCTGTTCCGCTCGATCGTCGTGGTCCGCGGCGGCAGCCCCATGCCGCCGCGCGATCTCATCCCGCTGAAGATGCCCGCCGCCCCCGGCACCGCATGA
- a CDS encoding DUF3159 domain-containing protein, which translates to MSTPAEDPHAAATPREPRETGLEPPAPATASEILGQVLGGAARKAGLDPNAQSHTGHVVWAAMGGWRGVLESVLPGLAFVLLFTFTQNLLLSLVCSVGLAAAFTVARLVQRSTLSAALGGLIATVAAAALALWTGRGQDNFVPGLITNAAYGTAFLVSALIGWSLIGLAVGFLMNEGTAWRADPRKRRVFFWLAMAWAALFFARLAVQLPFYFSGDVTTLGTVKLVMGLPLFAPLVAVTWLAVRAVYPKPQAPAES; encoded by the coding sequence ATGAGTACTCCCGCCGAAGACCCGCACGCCGCCGCCACGCCCCGTGAGCCGCGGGAGACCGGACTGGAGCCGCCGGCGCCCGCCACGGCATCCGAGATCCTCGGCCAGGTCCTCGGCGGCGCGGCCCGCAAAGCGGGACTCGACCCGAACGCGCAGAGCCACACCGGTCATGTTGTCTGGGCGGCGATGGGCGGGTGGCGCGGTGTGCTCGAGAGCGTCCTGCCCGGGCTCGCCTTCGTGCTGCTGTTCACCTTCACCCAGAACCTCCTGCTCTCCCTGGTGTGCTCGGTGGGGCTCGCGGCCGCGTTCACCGTGGCCCGGCTGGTGCAGCGTTCCACCCTCAGCGCAGCGCTCGGCGGGCTCATCGCGACGGTCGCGGCCGCTGCGCTCGCGCTGTGGACGGGTCGCGGCCAGGACAACTTCGTCCCGGGCCTCATCACCAACGCCGCATACGGCACGGCGTTCCTCGTCTCCGCCCTCATCGGCTGGTCGCTCATCGGGCTCGCGGTCGGGTTCCTCATGAACGAGGGCACGGCCTGGCGCGCGGACCCCCGCAAGCGACGCGTCTTCTTCTGGCTCGCGATGGCGTGGGCCGCCCTGTTCTTCGCGCGGCTGGCCGTGCAGCTGCCGTTCTACTTCTCCGGCGACGTGACGACGCTCGGCACCGTGAAGCTCGTCATGGGTCTGCCCCTGTTCGCACCGCTCGTCGCCGTCACCTGGCTGGCCGTGCGCGCCGTCTATCCGAAGCCGCAGGCTCCTGCGGAGTCATGA